A genomic window from Helicobacter pylori includes:
- the leuS gene encoding leucine--tRNA ligase, translating to MDFINIEKKWQEFWWKNKSFEPKDDFNLPKKYILSMLPYPSGEIHMGHVRNYTIGDALARYYRLHNYNVLHPMGFDSFGMPAENAAIKHGIHPKTWTYENIENMQKEFEALGFSFAKNREFATSDPNYTEFEQQFFIDLWEKGLIYRKKAMLNWCPNDKTVLANEQVIEGRCWRCDTEVIQKELYQYYLKITNYAEELLKDLETLENHWPSQVLIMQKNWIGKSSGLQFGFKIADECLKVCNNIQEIEVFTTRADTIYGVTYIAIAPEHPLVEHAIKHVSQEDLKTIKAILNTTQRERSLEKKGAFLGIYAIHPLTKQKIPVWVANFALANYGSGALMGVPACDERDFEFANLYHIPIKVITQSSQNLPHTKEEILKNSGEWSNLSSSVAREQIIAYFEKENLGKRVINYRLQDWGVSRQRYWGAPIPMIHCKHCGIVPETQLPVTLPEDIVIDGEGNPLEKHASWKFTQCPKCHKDALRETDTMDTFIQSSWYFLRYTTPKNQRENQAFDQNYLKYFMPVDTYIGGIEHAILHLLYARFFTKALRDLGYIDLDEPFKQLITQGMVLKDGAKMSKSKGNVVSPKEILKKYGADAARLFILFAAPPAKELEWNDSALEGAHRFIKRLYDKSNAINPTTSKPEFKEASLNEAEKLARKKVYEALKKSHEIFNKTESAYAFNTLIASCMEALNALNAQNNEQILCEGYFVLLQILEPIIPHTAWELSERLFKRANFKPIAIDESALIEDFMTLGLTINGKRRAELKVDINASKEEILALAKKELEKYLENASVKKEIYVPNKLVNFVVA from the coding sequence ATGGATTTTATCAATATAGAAAAAAAATGGCAAGAATTTTGGTGGAAAAATAAGAGTTTTGAGCCTAAAGACGATTTTAATCTCCCTAAAAAATACATTTTGAGCATGCTGCCTTATCCTAGTGGGGAAATCCACATGGGGCATGTGCGCAATTACACCATTGGCGATGCTTTAGCGCGCTATTATCGTTTGCATAATTACAATGTGTTGCACCCTATGGGGTTTGATTCTTTTGGGATGCCTGCAGAAAACGCCGCCATTAAGCATGGTATCCACCCTAAAACCTGGACTTATGAAAACATTGAAAACATGCAAAAAGAGTTTGAAGCTTTAGGGTTTTCTTTTGCTAAAAATAGGGAATTTGCCACTTCAGATCCTAATTACACGGAATTTGAGCAACAATTTTTCATTGACTTGTGGGAAAAAGGATTGATTTATCGCAAAAAAGCCATGCTCAATTGGTGCCCTAACGATAAAACCGTTTTGGCCAATGAACAAGTCATAGAGGGGAGGTGTTGGCGTTGCGATACAGAAGTGATTCAAAAAGAACTCTATCAATATTATTTGAAAATCACAAACTACGCTGAAGAATTGTTAAAAGATTTAGAGACTTTAGAAAATCATTGGCCTTCTCAAGTCCTAATCATGCAAAAAAATTGGATAGGGAAATCCAGCGGGTTGCAATTTGGCTTTAAAATCGCTGATGAGTGCTTGAAAGTTTGCAATAACATTCAAGAAATTGAAGTCTTTACCACAAGAGCGGATACCATTTATGGCGTAACCTACATTGCAATCGCCCCAGAACACCCTTTAGTAGAGCATGCCATCAAGCATGTAAGCCAAGAGGATTTAAAAACCATTAAAGCGATTTTAAACACGACCCAAAGAGAAAGATCTTTGGAGAAAAAGGGGGCGTTTTTAGGCATTTATGCTATCCACCCTTTAACGAAGCAAAAAATCCCTGTTTGGGTGGCCAATTTCGCCCTAGCCAATTACGGCTCTGGGGCGTTAATGGGTGTGCCTGCTTGCGATGAAAGGGATTTTGAATTCGCTAATCTTTATCATATCCCTATTAAAGTGATCACTCAAAGCTCTCAAAATTTGCCCCACACCAAAGAAGAAATTTTAAAAAATAGTGGGGAGTGGAGCAACCTTTCTAGCTCAGTGGCCAGAGAGCAAATCATCGCTTATTTTGAAAAAGAAAACCTCGGTAAAAGAGTGATCAACTACCGCTTGCAAGATTGGGGGGTGAGCCGTCAAAGGTATTGGGGAGCGCCCATTCCTATGATTCATTGCAAACATTGCGGGATCGTGCCTGAAACCCAACTACCGGTAACTTTACCCGAAGATATTGTGATTGATGGGGAGGGCAATCCTTTAGAAAAGCATGCCAGTTGGAAATTCACCCAATGCCCTAAATGCCACAAGGACGCTTTAAGAGAAACAGATACGATGGACACTTTCATCCAATCTAGTTGGTATTTCTTGCGCTACACCACCCCTAAAAATCAGCGTGAAAATCAAGCATTTGATCAAAACTACTTGAAGTATTTCATGCCTGTGGATACTTATATTGGCGGCATTGAACATGCGATTTTGCACTTATTATACGCGCGCTTTTTCACTAAAGCTTTAAGGGATTTGGGTTATATTGATTTAGATGAGCCTTTCAAACAGCTTATCACTCAAGGCATGGTCTTAAAAGATGGCGCTAAAATGAGCAAATCTAAAGGCAATGTCGTTAGCCCTAAAGAAATACTCAAAAAATACGGGGCGGATGCGGCAAGGCTTTTTATCCTTTTTGCTGCCCCACCGGCTAAAGAATTGGAATGGAATGACAGCGCTTTAGAGGGGGCGCATCGGTTTATCAAGCGCTTATACGACAAATCAAACGCCATTAATCCTACCACTTCTAAACCTGAATTTAAAGAAGCGAGCTTGAATGAAGCAGAAAAACTAGCCCGCAAAAAAGTCTATGAAGCGTTGAAAAAATCGCATGAAATCTTCAATAAGACTGAAAGCGCTTACGCGTTTAACACTTTGATTGCAAGTTGCATGGAGGCTTTGAACGCTTTGAATGCACAAAATAATGAGCAAATTTTATGCGAAGGCTATTTCGTGTTATTGCAAATTTTAGAGCCTATAATCCCGCACACCGCATGGGAATTGAGCGAAAGGCTTTTTAAAAGAGCGAATTTTAAGCCCATAGCGATAGATGAGAGCGCTTTAATAGAAGACTTTATGACTTTAGGGCTTACCATTAATGGCAAAAGGCGCGCGGAATTGAAAGTTGATATTAACGCCAGTAAAGAAGAAATCCTCGCTTTGGCTAAAAAAGAATTGGAGAAATATTTAGAAAATGCGAGCGTTAAAAAAGAAATTTATGTGCCTAATAAGCTTGTTAATTTTGTTGTCGCATGA
- the lptE gene encoding LPS assembly lipoprotein LptE has protein sequence MIFRAFFFFIVLFLFKGCGYKPIAAYAQNALGDSVYVKLIVNLPNPENSVEFKDLMNRLVVQRFQNRLASEKDADSIIIIEITNVTDTSITQNKEGFTTFYRATVFVNYTYDNKRGTQKTFQNSGYYNYAVNLQDPLNTYQNRYYAINQAVEQTLTKFVAQIAYEGKFNNEK, from the coding sequence ATGATTTTTAGGGCTTTCTTTTTCTTTATTGTGTTGTTTTTGTTCAAGGGCTGTGGGTATAAACCTATCGCTGCTTACGCTCAAAACGCTTTAGGCGATAGCGTGTATGTGAAACTCATTGTGAATTTGCCTAACCCTGAAAACTCTGTAGAATTTAAAGACTTGATGAATCGTTTGGTGGTGCAACGCTTCCAAAACCGCCTAGCGAGTGAAAAGGATGCAGATTCTATTATTATCATAGAAATCACGAATGTAACCGATACGAGCATCACGCAAAATAAAGAAGGCTTTACGACTTTCTATCGCGCGACTGTGTTTGTAAACTACACCTATGATAATAAAAGAGGCACGCAAAAGACTTTTCAAAATAGCGGATATTACAATTATGCCGTGAATTTGCAAGACCCTCTTAACACCTACCAGAACCGCTATTATGCGATCAATCAGGCTGTGGAGCAAACTTTGACTAAATTTGTCGCTCAAATCGCTTATGAAGGGAAATTCAATAATGAAAAATAG
- a CDS encoding bifunctional folylpolyglutamate synthase/dihydrofolate synthase, which produces MKNSPLKGLKAFLETKPKEYHKFDPSRFIQIYKDFKNAFFEIQAKVIHIVGTNGKGSTGRFLTLLLADQNFKVLHFTSPHVFEFRERFFLNGSIISENALENAHQQLQSHAFSSACSYFEYATLLAVMLAKDCDYLILEAGLGGEFDSTNALEKTLSVFTPIDYDHKEFLGDSLESIATTKLRAMGPLNIIAPQQELVLNIAQKIAKDKHAQLIVVQNKISQEVKAYIERHHLAHFLAMNLEVALKAFETLLPCDRQKVLQRLKPLDLIGRCELLSPNILIDVGHNPHSAKVLKEEIKRVFNAKIILIYNCYQDKDAFGVLEILKPVIKKVLILKLHEERVIKLETLQGILENLGLEHALFEEVKENENYLVYGSFLVVNAFYERYQKKRD; this is translated from the coding sequence ATGAAAAATAGCCCTTTGAAAGGATTGAAAGCGTTTTTAGAAACAAAGCCTAAGGAATACCACAAATTTGACCCTAGCCGTTTCATTCAAATTTACAAGGATTTTAAAAACGCTTTTTTTGAGATTCAAGCGAAAGTCATTCACATTGTAGGGACGAATGGCAAGGGCAGCACAGGGCGGTTTTTAACCCTTTTGTTAGCCGATCAAAATTTTAAGGTGTTGCATTTCACTTCACCGCATGTTTTTGAATTTAGGGAGCGCTTTTTTTTGAATGGTTCTATCATTAGTGAAAACGCTTTAGAAAACGCCCACCAGCAATTGCAATCACACGCTTTCAGTAGTGCTTGTTCGTATTTTGAATACGCTACCTTACTGGCTGTCATGCTCGCTAAAGATTGCGATTACCTCATCTTAGAAGCAGGGCTTGGGGGGGAGTTTGACAGCACAAACGCTTTAGAAAAAACGCTGAGCGTTTTCACCCCCATTGACTATGATCATAAGGAATTTTTAGGGGATAGTTTAGAAAGCATTGCGACCACTAAATTAAGAGCGATGGGCCCTCTTAATATCATTGCCCCCCAACAAGAATTGGTTTTAAATATAGCTCAAAAAATCGCCAAAGACAAACATGCGCAATTGATTGTGGTTCAAAATAAAATTTCACAAGAAGTGAAAGCCTACATTGAACGCCACCATTTAGCCCATTTTTTAGCGATGAATCTAGAAGTGGCCCTGAAGGCGTTTGAAACGCTGTTGCCATGCGATAGACAAAAAGTTTTGCAACGCTTAAAGCCTTTGGATTTAATCGGCCGTTGCGAGCTTTTAAGCCCTAACATTTTAATAGATGTGGGGCATAACCCCCATAGCGCCAAGGTCTTAAAAGAAGAAATCAAGCGCGTTTTTAACGCTAAAATCATTTTAATTTATAATTGCTATCAAGATAAAGACGCTTTTGGGGTGCTAGAAATTTTAAAACCGGTAATTAAAAAGGTTTTGATTTTAAAATTGCATGAAGAAAGAGTCATAAAATTAGAAACGCTTCAAGGGATTTTAGAAAATTTAGGGTTAGAACACGCTTTGTTTGAAGAAGTGAAAGAAAACGAAAATTATTTGGTGTATGGCTCATTTTTGGTCGTCAATGCTTTTTATGAACGCTATCAAAAGAAGAGGGATTGA
- the csd2 gene encoding M23B family cell shape-determining DD-metalloendopeptidase Csd2 translates to MPQNQLMITIIDESGSKQLKFSKNLKRNLIIATAILLLIVGLGVFFLKFLIAKMDTMTSERNAVLRDFRDLYQKNYALEKEIKNKREELFIVGQKIRGIESLIEVKRGANGGVHLYDEVDLKNLSLAQKHLALMLIPNGMPLKTYSAIKPTKERNHPIKKIKGIESGLDFIAPLNTPVYASADGIVDFVKTNSNVGYGNLVRIEHAFGFSSIYTHLDHVNVQPKSFIQKGQLIGYSGKSGNSGGEKLHYEVRFLGKILDAEKFLTWDLEHFQSALEENKFIEWKNLFWVLEDIVQLQEHVDKDALISQ, encoded by the coding sequence ATGCCGCAAAACCAACTTATGATCACCATCATTGATGAATCAGGATCTAAACAGCTCAAATTTTCTAAAAATTTAAAACGCAACCTCATCATTGCTACCGCTATTCTTTTATTGATCGTGGGGCTTGGCGTGTTTTTTTTAAAATTTTTGATCGCTAAAATGGACACGATGACAAGCGAGAGGAATGCGGTTTTAAGGGATTTTAGGGATTTGTATCAAAAAAATTACGCCTTAGAAAAAGAGATTAAAAACAAGCGAGAAGAGCTTTTTATTGTGGGGCAAAAGATTCGTGGAATAGAATCCTTAATTGAAGTCAAAAGAGGGGCTAATGGGGGGGTGCATCTTTATGATGAAGTGGATTTAAAAAATTTGAGCCTGGCTCAAAAACATTTAGCACTCATGCTCATTCCTAATGGCATGCCCTTGAAAACTTATAGCGCGATTAAACCCACTAAAGAAAGAAACCACCCCATTAAAAAGATCAAGGGTATTGAATCCGGGCTTGATTTCATTGCACCATTAAACACGCCCGTTTATGCGAGCGCTGATGGGATTGTGGATTTTGTGAAGACGAATTCTAATGTGGGGTATGGGAACTTGGTGCGCATTGAGCATGCGTTTGGGTTTAGCTCCATTTACACGCATTTAGATCATGTCAATGTGCAGCCTAAAAGCTTTATCCAAAAAGGGCAATTGATTGGCTATAGCGGGAAGAGCGGGAATAGCGGAGGCGAAAAATTGCATTATGAAGTGCGGTTTTTGGGTAAAATTTTAGACGCAGAGAAATTTCTGACATGGGATTTGGAGCATTTCCAAAGCGCTTTAGAAGAAAATAAATTTATTGAATGGAAGAATTTGTTTTGGGTTTTAGAAGATATTGTCCAGCTCCAAGAGCATGTGGATAAAGACGCTTTAATAAGCCAGTAA
- the csd1 gene encoding peptidoglycan DD-metalloendopeptidase Csd1, whose translation MFLDRRLIVMITDSKGSRYINVHILFRQIGLYALLSVIGSLLFLGISLLVLNKEIRNIDHQHALITKEFEKKRETNEKLSLQMDEFLDDLQLSGERINDLEEVVGVNRPEEKEEGDLSSRLDVAGITGLQKSFIMRLIPNDYPLESYRRVSAAFNKRIHPILHVLHNHTGLDLSTAINTPVYASASGVVGLASKGWNGGYGNLIKVFHPFGFKTYYAHLNKIVVKTGEFVKKGQLIGYSGNTGMSTGPHLHYEVRFLDQPINPMSFTKWNMKDFEEVFNKERSIRWQSLITIINRLMQKQDQRPLSLKAQK comes from the coding sequence GTGTTTTTAGACAGGCGTTTGATTGTAATGATTACAGACTCTAAAGGGAGTCGTTACATTAATGTGCATATCCTATTCCGTCAAATTGGCTTGTATGCACTTTTGAGCGTTATAGGTTCTTTGTTGTTTTTGGGTATTTCATTATTGGTTTTGAATAAAGAAATTAGAAATATTGACCATCAGCATGCCCTAATCACTAAAGAATTTGAGAAAAAAAGAGAGACTAATGAAAAGCTTTCTTTGCAAATGGATGAGTTTTTAGACGATTTGCAACTCTCAGGGGAGCGCATCAACGATTTAGAAGAAGTGGTGGGGGTGAATAGGCCTGAAGAAAAAGAAGAGGGGGATTTATCAAGCCGCTTGGATGTCGCTGGGATTACTGGGCTTCAAAAAAGCTTTATCATGCGCCTTATCCCTAACGACTACCCATTAGAGTCGTATCGGCGTGTTTCAGCCGCCTTCAATAAAAGAATCCACCCTATTTTGCATGTATTGCATAACCATACCGGCCTTGATCTAAGCACCGCTATTAACACCCCCGTGTATGCGAGCGCGAGCGGGGTAGTGGGGTTAGCGAGTAAGGGTTGGAATGGAGGGTATGGGAATTTGATTAAAGTTTTCCACCCTTTTGGTTTTAAAACCTACTACGCCCATTTGAATAAAATTGTCGTAAAAACAGGCGAATTTGTCAAAAAAGGGCAGTTGATTGGGTATAGTGGTAATACAGGAATGAGTACAGGACCGCATTTGCATTATGAAGTGCGTTTTTTGGATCAACCCATAAACCCCATGAGTTTCACCAAATGGAACATGAAAGATTTTGAAGAAGTTTTCAATAAAGAAAGGAGCATCAGATGGCAATCTTTGATAACAATAATAAATCGGTTAATGCAAAAACAGGACCAGCGACCATTGTCGCTCAAGGCACAAAAATAA
- a CDS encoding polymer-forming cytoskeletal protein: MHVDGELEGVVHSKSTVVIGQTGSVVGEIFANKLVVNGKFTGTVEAEIVEIMPLGRLDGKISSQELVVERKGILIGETRPKNLQGGALLINEQEKKIENK; the protein is encoded by the coding sequence TTGCATGTAGATGGCGAATTAGAAGGGGTGGTGCATTCTAAAAGCACGGTGGTGATCGGGCAAACCGGCTCGGTGGTGGGTGAGATTTTTGCTAATAAGTTGGTGGTTAATGGCAAGTTCACTGGCACGGTGGAAGCGGAAATAGTAGAAATCATGCCTTTAGGGCGCCTTGATGGTAAAATCTCTAGTCAAGAGCTTGTGGTGGAAAGAAAGGGGATTTTAATTGGAGAGACTCGCCCTAAAAATCTGCAAGGGGGGGCGTTGTTAATCAACGAGCAAGAAAAGAAAATTGAAAATAAATAG
- the mfd gene encoding transcription-repair coupling factor produces MIQSILYRALNKGFDHQILACKDFKESQLAKEVISYVRPHAKAILFPEFRAKKNDDLRSFFEEFLHLLGGLREFYQALENKQEAIIIAPISALLHPLPKKELLESFKITLLEKYDLKALKDRLFYHGYEILDLVEVEGEASFRGDIVDIYAPNSKAYRLSFFDTECESIKEFDPITQMSLKEELLEIEIPPTLFSLDEQSYQDLQTKVKQSPLNSFSKDLASFGLWFLDEKAQDLLSVYKSIISPKALEEIQELASLNELDCERFKPLKILETHQGYEDLEIHTRAMESFIALHSNRKITLLAPNKTILDNALGALERSHIQCVIAPFVLNFKTPDEIFISLNSFERKKKRQKSKLALNELNAGEWVVHDDYGVGVFSQLVQHSVLGSKRDFLEIAYLGEDKLLLPVENLHLIARYVAQSDSVPTKDRLGKGSFLKLKAKVRTKLLEIASKIIELAAERNLILGKKMETHLAELEIFKTYAGFEYTSDQEKAIAEISKDLSSHRVMDRLLSGDVGFGKTEVAMHAIFCAFLNGFQSALVVPTTLLAHQHFETLRARFENFGVKVARLDRYVSEKNKLLKAVESGLVDALVGTHVILGAKFKNLGLMVVDEEHKFGVKQKEALKELSKSVHFLSMSATPIPRTLNMALSQIKGISSLKTPPTDRKPSRTFLKEKNDELLKEIIYRELRRNGQIFYIHNHIASISKVKKELENLIPKLKIAILHSQINANESEEIMLEFAKGNYQVLLCTSIVESGIHLPNANTIIIDNAQNFGLADLHQLRGRVGRGKKEGFCYFLIEDQKSLNEQALKRLLALEKNSYLGSGESIAYHDLEIRGGGNLLGQDQSGHIKNIGYALYTRMLEDAIYELSGGKKRLEKSVEIQLSVSAFLNPELIASDSLRLDLYRRLSLCENVDEVGQIHEEIEDRFGKMDALSEQFLQIITLKILANELGIIKLSNFNQNITIAYSDENKESLKAPSKDDNDILETLLKHLRAQISLKRR; encoded by the coding sequence ATGATCCAATCTATCCTTTATAGAGCCTTAAATAAAGGTTTTGATCATCAAATACTCGCTTGTAAGGATTTTAAAGAATCTCAACTCGCTAAAGAAGTCATAAGCTATGTCAGGCCACATGCCAAAGCCATTCTTTTTCCGGAATTTAGGGCTAAAAAAAATGACGATTTGCGTTCGTTTTTTGAAGAATTTTTACACCTTTTAGGGGGTTTGAGGGAGTTTTATCAAGCGTTAGAAAACAAGCAAGAAGCTATCATTATTGCCCCTATTAGCGCGTTATTGCACCCTTTGCCTAAAAAAGAACTTTTAGAAAGCTTTAAAATCACTCTTTTAGAAAAATACGACCTTAAGGCGTTAAAAGACAGGCTTTTTTATCATGGTTATGAGATTTTAGATTTAGTGGAAGTGGAAGGGGAGGCGAGCTTTAGGGGGGATATTGTGGATATTTATGCACCTAATTCTAAGGCGTATCGCTTGAGTTTTTTTGACACGGAATGCGAGAGCATTAAGGAATTTGATCCGATCACTCAAATGAGCCTTAAAGAGGAATTACTAGAAATTGAAATCCCTCCCACGCTTTTTAGTTTGGACGAACAATCCTATCAAGATTTGCAAACAAAAGTCAAACAAAGCCCCTTAAATAGCTTTTCTAAAGATTTAGCCAGTTTTGGTTTGTGGTTTTTAGACGAAAAAGCGCAAGACTTGTTAAGCGTTTATAAAAGCATCATAAGCCCCAAAGCTTTAGAAGAAATTCAAGAATTAGCGAGCTTGAACGAATTGGATTGTGAGCGTTTCAAACCTTTAAAAATCTTAGAAACCCATCAAGGCTATGAAGATTTAGAAATCCATACGCGTGCAATGGAAAGCTTTATCGCTTTGCATTCAAATCGTAAAATCACGCTCCTAGCTCCCAATAAAACGATTTTAGACAATGCCTTAGGCGCGCTTGAAAGAAGCCACATTCAATGCGTCATCGCCCCCTTTGTGTTGAATTTTAAAACCCCTGATGAGATTTTTATCTCGCTCAATTCTTTTGAAAGGAAGAAAAAACGCCAAAAATCCAAGCTCGCTTTGAACGAATTGAATGCAGGCGAGTGGGTGGTGCATGATGATTATGGGGTGGGCGTGTTTTCTCAATTAGTCCAGCATAGCGTTTTAGGGAGCAAGAGGGATTTTTTAGAGATCGCTTATTTGGGCGAAGACAAACTGCTATTACCGGTAGAAAATTTGCATCTAATCGCTCGTTATGTGGCGCAAAGCGATAGTGTGCCGACTAAAGACCGGCTAGGGAAAGGGAGTTTTCTCAAATTAAAAGCTAAAGTAAGAACCAAACTTTTAGAGATTGCAAGCAAGATCATTGAATTGGCGGCTGAACGCAATTTGATCTTGGGTAAAAAGATGGAAACGCATTTAGCGGAGTTGGAAATCTTTAAAACGTATGCGGGTTTTGAATACACGAGCGATCAAGAAAAAGCCATCGCCGAAATTTCAAAGGATTTGAGCTCTCATAGGGTGATGGACAGGCTATTAAGCGGTGATGTGGGTTTTGGGAAAACGGAAGTGGCGATGCATGCGATTTTTTGCGCGTTTTTAAACGGCTTTCAAAGCGCGCTAGTCGTGCCGACTACCTTACTAGCCCACCAGCATTTTGAGACTTTAAGGGCGCGTTTTGAAAATTTTGGCGTTAAAGTGGCTCGTTTGGATCGGTATGTGAGCGAAAAAAACAAGCTTTTAAAAGCGGTAGAATCAGGGTTAGTTGATGCGCTTGTAGGCACGCATGTGATTTTAGGCGCGAAATTCAAAAACTTGGGTTTAATGGTGGTGGATGAAGAGCATAAATTTGGCGTGAAACAAAAAGAAGCCTTAAAAGAATTGAGCAAAAGCGTGCATTTTTTAAGCATGTCCGCTACGCCTATCCCGCGCACTTTAAACATGGCGCTCTCTCAAATTAAAGGCATTAGCTCTTTAAAAACCCCACCCACAGACAGAAAACCCAGCCGCACTTTTTTGAAAGAAAAGAATGATGAACTCTTAAAAGAGATTATCTATAGAGAATTGCGCCGTAACGGGCAAATTTTTTATATCCATAACCATATCGCTAGCATTTCAAAAGTCAAAAAAGAGCTAGAAAATTTAATCCCTAAACTCAAAATCGCTATTTTGCATTCCCAAATTAACGCTAATGAGAGCGAAGAAATCATGTTGGAGTTTGCTAAAGGGAATTATCAGGTTTTATTATGCACTTCTATTGTGGAATCCGGTATTCATTTGCCTAACGCTAACACGATTATTATTGATAATGCGCAGAATTTTGGGCTGGCTGATTTGCACCAATTAAGAGGGCGTGTGGGGAGAGGCAAAAAAGAAGGTTTTTGCTATTTTCTCATAGAAGATCAAAAAAGTTTGAACGAACAAGCTTTAAAGCGCTTGCTCGCTTTGGAAAAAAATTCGTATTTGGGCAGTGGGGAGAGTATCGCTTATCATGATTTAGAAATCAGGGGGGGCGGGAATTTGCTGGGACAAGATCAAAGCGGGCATATTAAAAATATCGGCTATGCGCTCTATACGCGCATGCTTGAGGATGCGATTTATGAATTGAGTGGGGGGAAAAAAAGGCTTGAAAAGAGCGTAGAAATCCAATTGAGCGTGAGCGCTTTTTTAAACCCTGAACTCATCGCAAGCGATAGTTTGAGGTTGGATCTATACCGCCGTTTGAGTTTGTGTGAAAATGTAGATGAGGTGGGGCAAATCCATGAAGAAATAGAAGACAGGTTTGGCAAAATGGACGCTTTGAGTGAGCAATTTTTACAAATCATTACGCTTAAAATTTTGGCTAATGAGCTTGGCATCATTAAACTTTCTAATTTCAATCAAAATATCACCATTGCTTATAGCGATGAAAATAAAGAGAGCTTAAAAGCCCCAAGCAAAGACGATAACGATATTTTAGAAACCCTTTTAAAACATTTACGCGCTCAAATTTCTTTAAAACGGCGTTAA
- the petA gene encoding ubiquinol-cytochrome c reductase iron-sulfur subunit: MADIQRRDFLGMSLAGVTAIGAIASLVAMKKTWDPLPSVVSAGFTTIDVANMQEGQFSTVEWRGKPVYILKRSKKEGFNEKRDFKIGESVFTTAIQICTHLGCIPTYQDEEKGFLCPCHGGRFTSNGVNIAGTPPPRPFDIPPFKVEGTKITFGEAGAEYKKMMAKA, from the coding sequence ATGGCAGATATTCAAAGGCGTGATTTTTTAGGAATGAGCCTTGCTGGTGTTACAGCTATAGGGGCTATAGCGAGTCTAGTGGCGATGAAAAAGACTTGGGATCCGCTTCCAAGCGTCGTTTCAGCCGGTTTCACAACCATAGATGTAGCGAACATGCAAGAAGGGCAGTTTTCTACCGTGGAATGGCGCGGGAAACCGGTCTATATCCTCAAGCGTTCTAAAAAAGAGGGCTTTAACGAAAAGCGCGATTTTAAAATCGGCGAGAGCGTTTTCACCACAGCCATTCAAATTTGCACGCATTTAGGGTGCATCCCCACTTATCAAGATGAAGAAAAAGGCTTTTTATGCCCATGCCATGGAGGCCGTTTCACTTCTAATGGCGTCAATATTGCCGGCACTCCCCCCCCACGCCCTTTTGATATTCCGCCTTTTAAAGTTGAAGGCACTAAGATCACTTTTGGCGAAGCTGGGGCTGAATACAAAAAAATGATGGCTAAAGCGTAA